In Desulfofustis limnaeus, the genomic stretch AGCTGGGCATCCCCGTACCGTGCCTTTTTCCCGCGCATCGAGACAATCTCCACGGCCGAACTGCACGACCAGTTGTTCACCTCGACTCTGGTGGATGTGCGCAGCCGCTTCGAGTTCGATGTGGTCCACATCGCCCGGTCAATCAACCTGCCGCTGGAGACGGGGCAGTTCGCCGACCGAATCGGACGATTGGTGCCCGTGCAGGACGACCTCCAACTGGTGCTGATCGGCAACGATCCGGACTGCTCCCGTGCCTTCGAGGCAGCTGGAATCGCTCGCTCCCAGGGGATCAGCCAGGTCCGTGTCTACGATGCCGGGGTCTTTTCCTGGCTGCACGCCCACCCGGAACGCACCCGGTTGATGGGGGAGAGCCCGGCCCGACTGGAGATGGTGTTGCCGCTGGCCAGCCATCAGCGGCGCCGTCTATCCTTCGAACAACTGGCGGCTGAGGCGGAGAAGCCGGAAAGCATCCTCATTGATGTCCGTAATTTCTATCAACGGCACCGTGTTCCTCGCGATCTCCCGTACCGGGCCATCGAAACCGAGGCTCTGCTGGCTGCCATCGGCGACCGAATCTGGGCCAATCAGCGATTGCTCATCTTTGATGAGGACGGCAGCCGCAGCCACTGGTTGCATCTCTTTCTACGCGCTGCCGGCTTCTCCGACTTCTTTTTTCTCGAAGGCGGCATGAACGGCGTTCCCTTGGCCCGACAGATGCTGATCGCGGAGAACGTTGACGAATCGATCTCAATCAATCAGCAACGGCTGCGTGATTCACTCAACACCCTCTGGGAGCTCGGCCAGACAAGCGAGTTTCTGACCTACGTGCTGTCCTGCCTGCGCCGGGAAAATATCGCCTTCGTCCAGGCCATCCAGGCGGCGGCGCAATTGGATATCACCATGGAACAGATCCGGGAGTTGTCACGTAACCTGGCCACCGGCGGGCAGGCGCGCTTTTTTGACGCGGGCGAATACTTCGTCTACCAGGTCGATCCGCTGCTCGCCTGGAAAGGCGACCAGCGCGGGTTGAACTGGCAGCGGCGAGTCAGCCAATACCATCAACGCTACCTGTCTCTGCCATGACCCGAATCCTCCTCATCAGTGCCTTGCTCTGCTGCTTCCGGCCCTGCCCCGCGGCCGCTGCCGCCGCCGTTCGACTGGCCCTGCACTGGCTGCCGCAGGCTCAGTTCGCCGGCTTCTATATGGCCCAGGACAAGGGATTCTACCGCGACGCCGGCATCGACCTGACCGTGTTGCACGGTGGTACCGACAGTGTCCCGGCCGACCGCCTCAGTTCAGGCGAGGCCCATTTCGCCACGATGTTTCTGACAGCGGCGTTGGAACGACGGGCAGCCGGTATCCCGCTGGTCAACATCTGCCAGCTGAGTCAACGCACGTCACTGATGCTGCTGACCAGAAAAGAAGACAACATCGCGTCCGTCGCCGATCTTGCCGGCCGCCGGGTGGCGGTCTGGGCCAACGAGTTCCAGCTGCAGACCTGGGGGTTGTTCCGCCAGCACGGGATATCCGTGTCTCTGGTGCCCTTCTCCGGCTCCATGGAACTCTTTCTCAAGGGAGCGGTCAGCGCCGCCCTGGCCATGTGGTACAACGAGTATCATAGTGTTCTGGCATCGGGGTATCGCGAAGAGGAACTCCACCCGCTGTTCTTCAAAGACACCGACTTCGATTTCCCCGAGGACGGTCTTTACTGTCTGGCCAAGACCATCGAAGAACACCCGGACACGGTCGACGCCTTCATCGAAGCCACCAAGCAGGGCTGGCACTATGCCTTCACCCACCAGGAGGAGGCCTTGGCCGTCACCGAACGGCATATGCGTGCGGCCAATCTCCCCTTTTCCGCCGCCCACCAGCGCTGGATGCTGCGGACCATGGCAACCCTGATGCAGCCGGACAGCGGCTCGGGCACGTTTGGCACCCTGCCGCGGCCGGCCTTCGAGCGGGTGGCCCGGGCCCTGACCGAGGCCGGTTTCACCGATCGCCTGCCCCCTTACGAGACCTTTGTGCGGAGCGTGGCCGATGCGGATTAACTCGAGCATCACCGCCAAGGCGGTCTCTCTCGTCCTGCTCATATCGCTCTTTGTCCTGGCCGTGGTGCATCTCTACAACTATCTGGTATCGCGACGCATCATCATCGATCTGGCAGAGGACAACAGCCGCGCCGTGGCCAGCACCATCGTCAACCGGATCGCCGCCCGGCTCACCCCGGTGGAAACCATCATCCGCAACCTCGCCGTCACCCTGGAAAACCCCGACCTCACCGATCAGGCGATCATCGACCTGACTCGGGCGGTGGTCTCCCGAAACGAAGAGATCTTCGCCTCGGCCATCGCCTTCGAGCCGTACTCCTTGATCCCCGACCAGCTCTATTTTTCCCCGTACAGCTACCGGGACGGTGCGACAGTTGTCTCGAAGATGCTGGGTGGCAGCGATTACCGCTATTTCCACCAGAACTGGTATCTGTTGCCGAAGCTGCTCGACCGGCCGGTGTGGACCGAACCGTACCATGATACCGGCGGCGGCGACATCCTCATGGCCACCTACGCCGTCCCCTTTTATCGGAGTCGACCGGACGGCGGCCGGGATCTGGCCGGCATCGTCACCGCCGACATCTCGCTGGCCTGGCTGCAGGATCTGCTCGCCGGATTGAAACTCTACGACAGCGGTTACGCCGTGCTGCTCTCCGACAGTGGTAAGTTTCTCTACCACCCGAACAGAGCACTGATCCTCAACGAGACCATCTTCTCCCTGGCCGAATCCCGCCTCGACCGGCAGCTTTGGGAGATCGGCCGGGATGCCGTCAACGGCGGCACCGGTTTCCTGGAGCGAGAGAGCTACCTGCACAACGCCCCGAGCTTTTTTTACTACCACCCCCTGCCGGTGGGCGACTGGTCGCTGTGCTTTCTCTTTCCCCGGGCCGAAGTGCTGCGGGAGATCACCAGCCTGACCAGGACGACACTGACCATCAACCTGCTTGGCTTCCTTGTGCTGGCCCTGGCCATCACCTGGTTGACTCGCCGCTTCACCCGGCCGCTCATCACCCTGTCCCTCTCCGCCCAGGAGATCGCCGGCGGCAATCTGGACGCGGCGATCCCCACGACGACCAGCCGCGACGAACTGGGCCGCCTCACCGTCTCCTTCAGCGAGATGCAGCGGTCGCTGCGCCATCACATCGAGCGTCTCACCGAGACCACCGCGCAAAACGAACGGATCGAATCCGAGCTGCGGATCGCCCGGACCATCCAGATGAGCATTCTCCCCAAACTCTTCCCGCCCTTCCCGGAGCGGAGCGAGTTCGACATCTACGCCTCGATCCGCCCGGCCCGGGAGATCGGCGGCGACCTCTACGACTTCTTCTTCATCGACCAACACCGTTTCTGCTTTCTCATCGGCGATGTCTCCGACAAGGGTGTGCCGGCAGCCTTCTTCATGGCGGTGACCAAGACCCTGCTCAAGGTCGTCGCCGACCAACATGCCGACCCCGGCGCCATCCTCACCACCGTGAACAGCGACCTGGCCGAGGGCAACGAATCCTGTATGTTCGTGACGCTGTTCATCGGCATCCTCGACCTACGCAGCGGCCAGCTGGCCACCGGCAACGCCGGACACAACAGCCCGATCCGCCTGAACGGCAGCGGCGCGACGCTGTTGCCGACACCTCACGAGCCGCTGGCCGGGGCCATGGATGGAATCGACTACACCACCACGACCTTCCAGCTCGAAGCAGGCGACACGCTCTTCCTCTACACCGACGGGGTCACCGAAGCCGTCGGCAGCGATGGAAGCTTTTACGGGGAACAGCGGCTGCTCGACACCGTGACCGAGGCCGGCGGCGGCAACGCTGAACAGATCGTCACGGCGGTCGACGACTCCGTCCGCTCCTTCTGCGCGGGAGCCGAACAATTCGACGATATCACCATGCTCTGTCTGTGCTTTCATGCCCCATCGCCGCAGCTGCGGACAAACGGGATAACCGCGCTGCCGCCGGAACCGACCACCCGTACCCTGACCCTGCGGCTCGGCACCGATCTGCACGCGCTGGAGGAATTGGCCGCCGGGCTGGCGCCGTTGAAGACCGAAAGACTCCTGAGCGATCGCGACCACTACCAGCTGCGCCTGGTCCTGGACGAACTGATCACCAACACCGTTTCCTACGGGTTCAGCGACGGTTCCGACGGCACCATCACCATCGATATCACCGTTCAACCGGAGCGACTGCTGACCGTTGTCTATCGTGACGACGGCTTACCATTCGACCCCCTGGCGGCGGACGTACCGCCGGAGGAACGGGGTACCGAAGCGGTCAACTTCGGCGGCATCGGCCTGTCGCTGGTGAAGTCGATCATGGACGACATCGCCTATCGCCGTCAGGACGACGCCAACATCATCACCATGAATAAAAACCTGGCCGCTGACCGGCCGCCACCCACCGACAAGGAGCAGACATGACCTACACCTGGACCACGGCAGGAGACTGCGACATCCTGGCCGTAAACGGCAACCTCGATTCCAACAGCGCTCCCGCCGTGGGACAGCAACTCGACGAATACGGTTCGGGTTCGCCGCGCACGCTGGTGCTTGACTGCAGCGGTCTCGAATACATCTCCAGCGCCGGTCTGCGGGTGGTGATCAAGGCCAACCAGAAACAGGCCGCGGCCGGCCGCAAGCTGATCCTGTGCGGCTTGCAGGAATACGTCCGGGAGGTCTTCGACATGGCCGGCCTCGGCAAGCTTCTCGATATCCGACCCAATCGGCAGGCGGCCCTGTCCTGAGGGGCGCGCCGACGGAGAATTTTCTTTGACAAGCGCTGCTTCCCGTTTATGCTAAGGGGATAATGGTGGGCGGGACCGCTGACCGTCCGGCCATGCTAACCACGTAACCACGCACCTCGGAGATCTCCGGCCCATGCCCCGCATGTCTCTTTGCCGCTCCACCATTCTGCTGCTCTGCATCGGGTCACTTTTGAGCCTGATCGTCCCCGGCCTGTCGCCGGCCGCAGAAAAGCGGCCCGTGGTGGTCGCCTCCACCACCCAGTTGGCCGACTTTGCCCGGCAGATCGGCGGCGACCAGGTGGACGTCAGGAGCATCCTCGCCCCCGGCGCCGACCCGCACACCTACCTGCCCACCCCGCGCGACGTGGAGACCGTGCTCAGCGCCGATCTCTGCCTGGAAAACGGCCTGCACCTGGAGGGCAAGAACTGGATGGGAACGCTCGCCCGCGATGCGGGCAAGCCGCTGCTCACGGCAACCGCCGCCATCACGCCGTTGACCATCGACGGCGGCGGGGAGCCGATTCCCGACCCGCATGCCTGGTTAAGCGCCCCGAACGCCGCCGCCTACGTCAATACTATCCTGGCCGGGCTGATCGATATCGATCCACAGCGGCGCGCCCTTTACGAATCACGAGCCAAGCTCTACCTGCAACAGCTGCGCGTGCTCGACGCCTGGATCCGCTTCCAGGTCGGCCAGATTCCCCCGGACCAGCGAGTCCTGGTCACCACCCACGACGCCTTCAATTATTTCTGCCGTGAATATCGCTTCAATCCAGGCAACGATTATCTCTCCATCGCCCCGGTCGGCTGGTCCACCGGCGGCGAGGTGGGCGCCGGCATCACCCCGGAACGGCGACGGCAGGTGGTGGAGTCGATCCGTCGCTCAGGCACCAAGGCGATCTTCGTGGAGACCACGGTCAACCCGAAACAGGTCCGGGAGATCGCCACCGAGACCGGCATCGTCATCGGCGGCGAACTCTATTCCGACTCCATGGGGCCGGCCGGCTCGGCCGGTGAGACATACATCGGCATGATGCGGGAAAACGTGCTGATGATTGTCGAGGCCCTCAAGTAGAGCTGCCATGCGTTTCTCTCTGGTCCTGATCATCTGGCTGGTCTTCGTCGGCGGGCTGCAGACCTATCTCAACCACCGCCAGGCGGCAGCCCCGGCGGCGCCGTCCAGACAGGAGACCGGTGAGCCGCGCCACAGCCGCCACCTGTCCCTGGAGCTGACCCCGACGTTTACCGCCGGGGCCGACCTGTTTGCCCTGCACGGCAACACCGGTTTAGAACAGCCGGTGCGCCTGCTGTTCAACGGTGCCGCTCTCCCGGTGACAGCGGCGGAGCTGACGCGCGGCCGGCCGTTGCAGATCACCGATCTGTCGGCAGAGCAAGGAAGCCGCAACGAACTAGTGGTGATGATCGATCCCCCGGCCGAGGAACAAAACAACGCATATGGGATACGCGTCCGCGTGTTGAGCGGTGCCGCCATCCTCGTCGACCGGACCCTGTGGGCCGCGGACGGGGCGCCGGTGGCCGGTATGATCGACGTGGTCACCGATCCGGAGCGTCAGCCATGAGCCCCGGCAAACGCTTCGTCATCGAGGTCGATCACCTCACCGTCAGCTACCAGGCCCGCCCGGCCCTGCTCGACGTCAGCATCCGCATCGAGGAGCAGCAGCTGGTCGGGGTCATCGGCCCCAACGGCGCCGGCAAATCGACGTTCATCAAGGCGGTGCTCGGCTTCGTCAAGGCCGACATCGGCACGGTGCGGATCAACGGCCGTGATGCCCGCGCCGCCAAGGGCGAGGTGGCCTACGTGCCGCAGCGCAGCTCGGTGGACTGGGACTTCCCGATCACCGTCGAGGAGGTGGCGATGATGGGCCGCTACCAGCAGATCCCCTGGTACCGCTCGCCCACCAGCGACGATCGACGGGCGGCCCGGGAGGCGCTGGCCATGGTACGCATGGAGGAATTCGCCCGGCGCCAGATCGGTGAGCTGTCCGGCGGCCAGCAGCAGCGGGTCTTCATGGCTCGAGCGCTGGCCCAGGGCAGTGACATCCTGCTGCTCGACGAACCGTTCGCCGGGGTCGACGCGGCCACCGAACGGGCCATCCTCGACGTGCTGGAACGTGCCAAGCAGGCGGGCAAGACCCTGGTGGTGGTACACCATGACCTGTCCACCGCCGCCGAGTATTTCGACAAGCTAATCCTCATCAAGCAACGACTCTACGCTTACGGCCCGCCGCGCGCCGTGTTGCGGGAAGATCTGTTGAGCAAGGTCTACGAAGGACGGCTGCGCATCTTCAGCAGCGTCATCGGTGAAGGGAACGG encodes the following:
- a CDS encoding rhodanese-like domain-containing protein encodes the protein MVRGSSTPRTMGGKRWTPRGAVVLAVLLLVCCSAGCPHRSWASPYRAFFPRIETISTAELHDQLFTSTLVDVRSRFEFDVVHIARSINLPLETGQFADRIGRLVPVQDDLQLVLIGNDPDCSRAFEAAGIARSQGISQVRVYDAGVFSWLHAHPERTRLMGESPARLEMVLPLASHQRRRLSFEQLAAEAEKPESILIDVRNFYQRHRVPRDLPYRAIETEALLAAIGDRIWANQRLLIFDEDGSRSHWLHLFLRAAGFSDFFFLEGGMNGVPLARQMLIAENVDESISINQQRLRDSLNTLWELGQTSEFLTYVLSCLRRENIAFVQAIQAAAQLDITMEQIRELSRNLATGGQARFFDAGEYFVYQVDPLLAWKGDQRGLNWQRRVSQYHQRYLSLP
- a CDS encoding ABC transporter substrate-binding protein → MTRILLISALLCCFRPCPAAAAAAVRLALHWLPQAQFAGFYMAQDKGFYRDAGIDLTVLHGGTDSVPADRLSSGEAHFATMFLTAALERRAAGIPLVNICQLSQRTSLMLLTRKEDNIASVADLAGRRVAVWANEFQLQTWGLFRQHGISVSLVPFSGSMELFLKGAVSAALAMWYNEYHSVLASGYREEELHPLFFKDTDFDFPEDGLYCLAKTIEEHPDTVDAFIEATKQGWHYAFTHQEEALAVTERHMRAANLPFSAAHQRWMLRTMATLMQPDSGSGTFGTLPRPAFERVARALTEAGFTDRLPPYETFVRSVADAD
- a CDS encoding SpoIIE family protein phosphatase, producing the protein MRINSSITAKAVSLVLLISLFVLAVVHLYNYLVSRRIIIDLAEDNSRAVASTIVNRIAARLTPVETIIRNLAVTLENPDLTDQAIIDLTRAVVSRNEEIFASAIAFEPYSLIPDQLYFSPYSYRDGATVVSKMLGGSDYRYFHQNWYLLPKLLDRPVWTEPYHDTGGGDILMATYAVPFYRSRPDGGRDLAGIVTADISLAWLQDLLAGLKLYDSGYAVLLSDSGKFLYHPNRALILNETIFSLAESRLDRQLWEIGRDAVNGGTGFLERESYLHNAPSFFYYHPLPVGDWSLCFLFPRAEVLREITSLTRTTLTINLLGFLVLALAITWLTRRFTRPLITLSLSAQEIAGGNLDAAIPTTTSRDELGRLTVSFSEMQRSLRHHIERLTETTAQNERIESELRIARTIQMSILPKLFPPFPERSEFDIYASIRPAREIGGDLYDFFFIDQHRFCFLIGDVSDKGVPAAFFMAVTKTLLKVVADQHADPGAILTTVNSDLAEGNESCMFVTLFIGILDLRSGQLATGNAGHNSPIRLNGSGATLLPTPHEPLAGAMDGIDYTTTTFQLEAGDTLFLYTDGVTEAVGSDGSFYGEQRLLDTVTEAGGGNAEQIVTAVDDSVRSFCAGAEQFDDITMLCLCFHAPSPQLRTNGITALPPEPTTRTLTLRLGTDLHALEELAAGLAPLKTERLLSDRDHYQLRLVLDELITNTVSYGFSDGSDGTITIDITVQPERLLTVVYRDDGLPFDPLAADVPPEERGTEAVNFGGIGLSLVKSIMDDIAYRRQDDANIITMNKNLAADRPPPTDKEQT
- a CDS encoding STAS domain-containing protein; its protein translation is MTYTWTTAGDCDILAVNGNLDSNSAPAVGQQLDEYGSGSPRTLVLDCSGLEYISSAGLRVVIKANQKQAAAGRKLILCGLQEYVREVFDMAGLGKLLDIRPNRQAALS
- a CDS encoding metal ABC transporter solute-binding protein, Zn/Mn family, giving the protein MPRMSLCRSTILLLCIGSLLSLIVPGLSPAAEKRPVVVASTTQLADFARQIGGDQVDVRSILAPGADPHTYLPTPRDVETVLSADLCLENGLHLEGKNWMGTLARDAGKPLLTATAAITPLTIDGGGEPIPDPHAWLSAPNAAAYVNTILAGLIDIDPQRRALYESRAKLYLQQLRVLDAWIRFQVGQIPPDQRVLVTTHDAFNYFCREYRFNPGNDYLSIAPVGWSTGGEVGAGITPERRRQVVESIRRSGTKAIFVETTVNPKQVREIATETGIVIGGELYSDSMGPAGSAGETYIGMMRENVLMIVEALK
- a CDS encoding metal ABC transporter ATP-binding protein, whose amino-acid sequence is MSPGKRFVIEVDHLTVSYQARPALLDVSIRIEEQQLVGVIGPNGAGKSTFIKAVLGFVKADIGTVRINGRDARAAKGEVAYVPQRSSVDWDFPITVEEVAMMGRYQQIPWYRSPTSDDRRAAREALAMVRMEEFARRQIGELSGGQQQRVFMARALAQGSDILLLDEPFAGVDAATERAILDVLERAKQAGKTLVVVHHDLSTAAEYFDKLILIKQRLYAYGPPRAVLREDLLSKVYEGRLRIFSSVIGEGNGRP